From Chryseobacterium gallinarum, one genomic window encodes:
- a CDS encoding sigma-70 family RNA polymerase sigma factor, protein MITPNVIDERALLKSFVSGEEHAFDKIFRLYHPSLIFFAKRLFVNFDQIDAQQIVLDIFVKLHEKRETFESLNSIKAFLYISTKNSCFNAIEKEKVRLKRFDGYTSNFNESDDNNILSQIVLSEVYRELYQAIELLPEQCRIIMTQLMEGKTAKEVAEELSLTVSTVNSQKARAISILRNRLSGAGIALLLLYF, encoded by the coding sequence ATGATAACCCCGAATGTGATCGATGAAAGGGCACTGCTAAAAAGTTTTGTAAGCGGTGAAGAACATGCTTTTGATAAAATTTTCCGTCTTTACCATCCTTCATTAATCTTCTTTGCGAAGAGGCTTTTTGTAAATTTTGACCAAATCGATGCCCAGCAGATCGTTCTGGATATCTTTGTGAAACTTCATGAGAAAAGAGAGACATTTGAATCCCTGAACAGTATCAAGGCATTTTTGTATATATCGACAAAAAATTCCTGTTTTAATGCGATAGAAAAGGAGAAGGTGCGCCTAAAAAGGTTTGATGGTTATACATCAAATTTTAACGAGTCTGACGACAACAATATCCTGAGCCAGATTGTACTCTCCGAAGTCTATCGGGAACTTTATCAGGCAATCGAGCTGCTGCCTGAACAATGCCGGATCATTATGACGCAGTTAATGGAGGGTAAAACTGCCAAAGAAGTTGCAGAGGAACTTTCACTTACGGTGAGTACCGTCAACAGTCAAAAGGCAAGAGCAATTTCTATTCTGAGAAACCGCCTTTCTGGTGCTGGGATCGCACTTTTACTACTATACTTCTAA
- a CDS encoding DNA polymerase III subunit alpha, translated as MYLNCHSFHSLRYGTLSIDDLVAQASALGIKEIVLTDINTVTGVYEFKKKCEEHGIKPIVGIEVRKENKLLYVCIAKEFEGLGEINKLLTAYNCHGTDLPLQPQTIHNFIVYPLSNVPKALRENEFIGICEEELNLLIRPELKKLIPKMVIFYPVTFTTKKEYNLHRILRAIDNNVLLSKLAENEVCRKSEYFRPPQDLLDAFKNFPQIIENTEKILSQCSFEFSFDVPRNRKYYTGSKADDLKLLTRLAYAGLERRYGRNHEKAGKRVEKELKVINELNFSGYFLITWDIIRYSNSMGFMHVGRGSGANSIVAYCLGITDICPIELDLYFERFLNENRKSPPDFDIDWSWQERDIILDYIFNRYGKEYVAFCGTNVEFKYRSIIREVGKAFGLPKEELDELSKNPERVFRDDIVKQVQKYGKLLEKFPNQRSMHSCGIIISEEPLINFTALEMPPKGFPIVQWDMHVAEDIGFEKFDILSQRGLGTINDTVKLIEEKKGIKVNIKDTTLSKDEQKCNEYLSQGRTIGCFYIESPAMRGLLRRLKCDNYKVLVAASSIIRPGVAQSGMMREYIFRHNNPDQFEYFHPVFEEQLGETYGIMVYQEDVIKIALHYGGLSAADGDILRRAMSGKGRSLSALQKVKDHFFASCREKGHPEELSREIYRQIESFAGYSFCKAHSASYAVESYQSLYLKVYYPLEFMVCAINNMGGFYRTEVYVHEARMSGGRILNPCVNKSEYETTLYGDEIYLGLMLLEKVESKIAQLIPEERRKNGDYKSLEDFIKRIPIGIETLQTLIFIGAFRFSGVTKNELLLKARILLGDYKSERRFEALFDEPVKEFKFPELKRNVFEDAFDEIEILSFPVSCTPFDLLKTKYRGTVMAKDLTDHHKKQVKMLAYLISRKHVPTKRGTMYFGTWIDVNGDYFDTAHFPDCLEKYPFQGGGCYLLLGIVEVDFHFPTITITKMAKMPFISDPRYSHDEEKKYEAQQRIKEDVSMTFRLPYPQEHEIGLPRKKFE; from the coding sequence ATGTACCTGAATTGTCACTCTTTCCACAGCTTGCGTTATGGGACACTATCCATAGACGATCTTGTTGCTCAGGCATCTGCTCTGGGGATCAAGGAAATTGTGCTTACCGATATCAACACCGTAACCGGAGTCTATGAATTCAAGAAAAAATGTGAGGAGCATGGAATTAAACCCATCGTGGGCATTGAGGTCAGAAAAGAAAACAAGTTACTGTATGTCTGTATTGCAAAGGAGTTTGAAGGGCTGGGAGAAATCAACAAACTGTTGACAGCCTATAATTGTCATGGAACTGATCTTCCTTTACAGCCTCAAACCATACATAATTTCATCGTGTATCCCTTGAGTAATGTTCCTAAAGCTCTTAGGGAAAATGAATTTATTGGTATCTGCGAAGAAGAACTGAATCTGCTTATCCGTCCCGAATTAAAAAAGCTGATTCCAAAAATGGTGATATTTTATCCGGTGACATTTACTACAAAAAAGGAATATAATCTGCACAGGATTTTAAGGGCAATCGATAACAACGTGCTGTTATCAAAATTAGCGGAAAATGAAGTGTGCCGGAAGTCAGAGTATTTTCGGCCTCCACAGGATCTGTTGGATGCTTTCAAGAATTTTCCGCAGATTATTGAAAATACAGAAAAGATCCTGTCACAATGTAGTTTTGAGTTTTCATTCGATGTGCCCCGAAATAGAAAGTATTATACAGGTAGTAAAGCAGATGATCTAAAACTATTGACCAGATTAGCCTATGCAGGATTGGAGCGAAGGTATGGCAGGAATCATGAAAAGGCTGGTAAACGTGTAGAAAAGGAGCTAAAAGTGATCAATGAGCTGAATTTCAGTGGTTATTTTCTGATCACCTGGGATATCATTAGGTATAGCAATTCTATGGGCTTTATGCATGTGGGGCGAGGGAGTGGAGCTAATTCAATTGTAGCTTATTGCTTGGGTATTACCGATATTTGTCCCATTGAACTTGATCTGTACTTTGAGCGCTTCCTCAATGAAAACCGGAAAAGCCCGCCTGATTTTGACATAGATTGGTCATGGCAGGAGCGTGATATTATCCTTGATTATATTTTCAACCGTTACGGAAAAGAGTACGTGGCATTCTGTGGGACAAATGTTGAGTTCAAATATCGATCTATTATCCGTGAAGTAGGAAAGGCTTTTGGCCTTCCGAAAGAAGAGCTCGATGAGCTGAGTAAAAATCCAGAACGGGTATTTCGCGACGATATTGTAAAACAAGTACAGAAATATGGAAAGCTTCTCGAAAAATTTCCAAACCAGCGGAGCATGCACTCTTGTGGTATTATAATATCAGAAGAACCGTTGATCAATTTCACAGCTTTGGAGATGCCACCCAAAGGTTTCCCTATTGTACAATGGGATATGCACGTTGCAGAGGACATCGGTTTTGAGAAATTCGATATCCTTTCCCAGCGAGGTCTGGGAACGATCAACGATACCGTTAAGCTTATCGAAGAGAAAAAAGGAATTAAAGTAAATATTAAGGATACGACCCTGTCCAAGGATGAGCAAAAATGTAATGAGTATTTGAGCCAAGGCAGGACAATTGGCTGTTTCTATATCGAATCACCCGCTATGCGCGGTCTTCTCCGAAGGCTGAAATGTGATAATTACAAAGTTCTAGTTGCTGCCTCATCTATCATCCGTCCGGGGGTAGCCCAATCCGGGATGATGCGTGAATATATTTTTAGGCACAACAATCCGGATCAATTCGAGTACTTTCATCCAGTTTTTGAAGAGCAGCTAGGGGAGACTTATGGCATCATGGTATATCAGGAAGATGTCATCAAGATTGCCTTGCATTATGGTGGGCTTTCAGCGGCTGATGGAGATATTCTCAGAAGAGCAATGTCAGGAAAAGGTAGGTCATTAAGTGCACTTCAAAAGGTTAAGGATCATTTTTTTGCATCTTGCAGGGAGAAAGGGCATCCAGAGGAGCTGAGCAGGGAAATTTATAGACAGATTGAATCTTTTGCCGGATACTCATTCTGCAAAGCCCACTCAGCTTCCTATGCGGTGGAGAGTTATCAAAGCTTATACCTGAAGGTTTATTATCCCCTAGAGTTTATGGTCTGTGCCATCAACAATATGGGCGGTTTCTATAGGACCGAGGTGTACGTGCATGAAGCCAGAATGTCGGGTGGAAGGATTTTGAATCCATGTGTAAACAAAAGTGAATATGAAACGACACTTTATGGCGATGAGATTTACCTAGGTCTGATGCTTTTGGAAAAAGTGGAATCAAAGATTGCCCAGCTGATTCCTGAGGAAAGGAGGAAAAACGGTGATTATAAATCACTGGAAGATTTTATCAAACGGATTCCAATTGGCATTGAAACGCTACAGACGCTTATCTTTATCGGTGCATTCCGTTTTAGTGGTGTCACCAAAAATGAATTGCTGTTAAAGGCGAGAATCCTTCTTGGCGATTATAAATCGGAGCGAAGATTCGAGGCACTATTCGATGAACCAGTAAAAGAGTTTAAATTTCCTGAGCTGAAACGGAATGTATTTGAAGATGCTTTCGATGAAATCGAGATACTTAGTTTTCCTGTTTCCTGTACGCCGTTTGATCTGTTAAAAACAAAATACAGGGGTACTGTCATGGCCAAAGATCTTACGGATCACCATAAAAAACAGGTCAAGATGCTGGCTTATCTAATTTCCAGAAAACATGTGCCTACAAAACGAGGAACGATGTACTTCGGGACCTGGATCGATGTGAACGGTGACTATTTTGATACCGCGCACTTTCCCGACTGTCTTGAAAAATATCCCTTCCAGGGGGGAGGCTGTTATCTGTTGCTTGGTATAGTGGAAGTAGATTTCCATTTTCCAACCATTACGATCACTAAGATGGCAAAGATGCCTTTTATCTCTGATCCGAGATATTCCCATGATGAAGAAAAGAAATATGAAGCCCAGCAAAGGATTAAGGAAGATGTCAGTATGACTTTTAGACTACCTTATCCTCAGGAACATGAAATTGGACTTCCAAGAAAGAAATTTGAATAG
- the dinB gene encoding DNA polymerase IV: protein MERAIVHMDLDTFFVSCERLVNSQLKGIPLIIGGGDRGVVSSCSYEARTFGVRSAMPMRMALRLCPQAKVVKGDMELYSKMSHTVTEIIEESAPLMEKSSIDEFYLDLTGMDKFFGAYKWTNELGRRIEKETGLPISYALSINKTVSKIATGESKPHGHREIPSMAVHSFLNPLPIKKMPMVGNATFQLLSRVGIRTIGTLSEMPVEVLQQMIGKNGIDLWKKANGIDDTPVIPYSERKSISKERTFSSDTMNINEVKGIIAGMAEKLAHQLRQEKWLTSTVVIKIRYSNFDTETKQCRITYTSADHTLARVALELFDKVYTRRMRLRLVGLRFTDLVHGCYQMNLFEDTSELINLYQAMDHIKNRFGKDAVGRAVGFNFLR, encoded by the coding sequence ATGGAGCGCGCTATAGTACACATGGATTTGGACACCTTTTTTGTAAGTTGTGAAAGACTGGTAAACTCACAGCTTAAAGGTATTCCGTTGATTATTGGAGGTGGTGACCGGGGTGTGGTTTCTTCATGTTCTTATGAGGCTCGAACATTCGGTGTGCGGTCAGCCATGCCGATGCGGATGGCGTTGCGGCTCTGTCCGCAGGCTAAAGTGGTTAAAGGAGATATGGAACTTTACTCCAAGATGTCTCATACCGTGACAGAAATTATTGAAGAAAGTGCACCTTTGATGGAAAAGTCGTCCATAGACGAATTTTATCTTGACCTCACAGGCATGGATAAGTTCTTTGGCGCTTACAAGTGGACCAACGAATTAGGTAGAAGGATAGAAAAGGAGACGGGGCTGCCGATCAGTTATGCCTTATCCATCAATAAGACGGTTAGCAAGATCGCTACAGGAGAATCAAAACCACATGGACATCGGGAGATTCCTTCGATGGCTGTGCATTCTTTTCTCAATCCGTTACCGATCAAAAAAATGCCGATGGTAGGTAATGCCACCTTTCAGCTGCTATCCCGGGTTGGGATCAGAACGATAGGCACCCTATCCGAAATGCCGGTAGAGGTTCTGCAGCAGATGATCGGTAAGAACGGCATTGATTTATGGAAAAAAGCAAACGGTATTGATGATACCCCCGTAATTCCATATTCGGAAAGAAAGTCCATTTCAAAAGAGCGAACATTTAGTAGCGATACGATGAATATCAATGAAGTGAAAGGTATCATTGCAGGAATGGCTGAGAAGTTGGCCCACCAGCTCAGGCAGGAGAAATGGTTAACCTCGACGGTCGTCATAAAGATCCGCTATTCCAATTTTGATACAGAAACCAAACAGTGCAGGATAACCTACACTTCTGCAGATCACACCTTGGCAAGAGTTGCATTGGAGCTTTTTGATAAAGTGTATACGCGAAGGATGCGTTTGAGACTGGTGGGCCTGCGGTTTACGGATCTGGTGCATGGATGCTATCAGATGAACCTTTTTGAAGATACCTCAGAATTAATTAATCTGTACCAGGCCATGGATCATATTAAAAACCGATTTGGCAAGGATGCGGTTGGCAGGGCTGTAGGTTTTAATTTTTTACGTTAA
- a CDS encoding XRE family transcriptional regulator, which produces MSTLSILADNIRYLRMQQTPELTQSKIAEHLKVTRESYAKYETAKSAPPLDVLLAISRYYHISADLLLTVDLRKYPMEELLKLPDNRIILPIKTDHRGENKIEVVPYKASMGYLAGHADPEYIDSLQTMSLPFLHNGKYRAFPVEGDSMPPYKDGTYIIGKYVESITDMKTGKTYLLMTRTGFVFKRLDKINQNSITVKSDNTFYDNYDILFTDLREAWQYAGSFSSQEQEIIDFSNEDVKGMLLTLMNEIKDLKNKLS; this is translated from the coding sequence ATGTCAACACTCTCTATTTTAGCCGATAACATCAGGTATTTAAGAATGCAGCAGACACCCGAACTTACGCAAAGTAAGATCGCTGAGCATTTGAAGGTAACTCGTGAATCTTATGCAAAGTATGAAACGGCAAAAAGTGCTCCGCCACTGGACGTGCTATTGGCTATTTCCCGTTATTACCATATTAGTGCCGATCTGTTGTTGACTGTCGATCTCAGGAAATATCCGATGGAAGAGCTTTTAAAACTTCCAGACAATAGGATCATCCTGCCTATTAAAACAGACCATAGGGGTGAAAATAAGATTGAAGTGGTCCCTTATAAGGCGTCTATGGGATATCTAGCGGGCCATGCTGACCCAGAATATATTGATAGTCTCCAGACAATGTCCCTACCCTTCCTTCATAATGGAAAGTATCGGGCATTTCCTGTGGAAGGTGATTCTATGCCTCCTTACAAGGATGGAACATACATTATTGGTAAATATGTGGAAAGCATAACGGATATGAAAACGGGAAAGACCTATTTACTGATGACGCGTACCGGATTTGTCTTCAAGCGTCTTGACAAAATAAACCAGAACTCCATAACCGTAAAATCTGATAATACCTTCTACGACAACTACGATATTCTATTTACTGACCTGCGTGAAGCCTGGCAATATGCGGGAAGCTTTTCCAGCCAGGAACAGGAAATTATCGACTTTAGCAACGAAGACGTTAAGGGTATGTTGCTAACATTAATGAACGAAATAAAGGACCTTAAAAATAAATTAAGCTAA
- a CDS encoding porin family protein produces the protein MKKQLLSLCIVIGTMSLAQSTDGPTFGVKAGGNLSGFTGSDSKSKIGFYAGAFVNVPLSETFSIQPEVVYSQQGAKAKYDYEMGTYVVKNMQQNLDYINVPVMVQYNATPEFYLEAGPEFGLLVNAQAKGDINGSSYKGKNKDNMKTFNFGAGIGLGYRFTENLGANVRYIAGLTKILKDEFGDSSKNTNIQLGLTYSF, from the coding sequence ATGAAAAAACAATTACTAAGCTTATGCATAGTTATAGGAACTATGTCGTTAGCTCAATCAACTGACGGACCAACATTTGGTGTAAAAGCAGGGGGGAACCTTTCAGGTTTTACAGGCAGCGACTCTAAATCTAAAATTGGATTTTATGCCGGGGCCTTTGTCAATGTCCCATTATCTGAGACATTTAGTATTCAGCCAGAAGTAGTTTACAGCCAACAGGGGGCAAAAGCAAAATATGATTATGAAATGGGAACTTATGTAGTAAAGAATATGCAACAAAACCTTGACTATATCAATGTTCCTGTAATGGTTCAATACAATGCCACTCCTGAATTTTATCTGGAAGCAGGACCTGAGTTTGGACTTCTTGTAAATGCCCAGGCGAAAGGTGATATCAATGGAAGTAGTTATAAGGGCAAGAATAAAGATAATATGAAAACCTTTAATTTTGGAGCAGGGATTGGATTAGGATATAGATTCACTGAAAACCTAGGAGCCAATGTTCGTTATATAGCCGGCTTAACTAAAATCCTAAAAGATGAATTTGGTGATTCTTCAAAAAATACAAATATCCAATTGGGTCTGACTTATTCTTTTTAA
- a CDS encoding DUF4304 domain-containing protein, with the protein MEKQELIKFLDSIFIHAGFKRKGNNWVINGDEINKIINQQKYQYSN; encoded by the coding sequence ATGGAAAAGCAAGAATTGATCAAATTTTTAGACAGTATATTTATTCATGCTGGATTTAAAAGAAAGGGAAATAATTGGGTAATAAATGGAGATGAAATTAATAAAATAATTAATCAACAAAAATATCAGTACAGTAATTAA
- a CDS encoding DUF4304 domain-containing protein, translating to MNSKEFKQVFGEIAKKNGFLQAFGGWFKDSPECIAILELQKSKYGDYYQLNIKIFMQKSFGRTYLPTKELIKSPMGDVNGGVPQSFKEVFDFDRVLNDEYRIEKLNELFIDHIIPFTTRTSTKIGIKELESRGEIFLPPAVKQELEKLLS from the coding sequence ATGAATAGCAAAGAATTTAAGCAAGTATTTGGTGAAATTGCCAAGAAGAATGGTTTTTTACAAGCCTTTGGTGGGTGGTTTAAAGATAGTCCTGAATGTATTGCGATACTCGAATTGCAAAAATCAAAATATGGAGATTATTACCAATTAAATATCAAAATTTTTATGCAGAAATCTTTTGGAAGAACTTATCTTCCTACAAAAGAATTAATTAAAAGTCCAATGGGAGATGTGAATGGTGGGGTACCCCAATCCTTTAAAGAAGTATTTGATTTTGACCGTGTTTTGAACGATGAATATAGAATTGAAAAGCTGAATGAACTATTTATAGATCATATTATCCCGTTTACTACGAGAACTTCCACAAAAATTGGCATTAAGGAATTAGAATCGAGAGGAGAGATTTTTCTTCCACCAGCTGTAAAACAGGAACTTGAGAAGCTATTGAGTTAG